A section of the Candidatus Moraniibacteriota bacterium genome encodes:
- a CDS encoding AP2 domain-containing protein, giving the protein MGKKSMHGISRMDNDSNRTHGWLVTIQRRGEIYRMLFSDKKQGGKKKALTVAKAFRDAIIAEYPLFSKQEHANLKKRSNQSGIVGVCRVVAFETKTLPPEKQRWNWVAAWPLPDGRRKRVKFSVQKFGEEQARALAIRAREEGLKALEGDFDPHRERVRRARLRQK; this is encoded by the coding sequence ATGGGCAAGAAGTCGATGCACGGTATCTCTCGCATGGACAATGATTCGAATCGGACGCATGGGTGGCTTGTCACGATTCAACGACGAGGGGAGATCTATCGAATGCTTTTCAGTGACAAGAAACAAGGCGGGAAGAAGAAAGCGCTTACTGTCGCCAAAGCCTTCCGGGATGCGATCATCGCGGAGTATCCGCTGTTCTCGAAGCAGGAGCATGCCAATCTCAAGAAGCGCAGCAATCAATCTGGTATCGTCGGTGTCTGTCGTGTGGTGGCTTTTGAGACGAAGACCCTGCCACCCGAGAAACAGCGCTGGAATTGGGTCGCGGCCTGGCCACTGCCGGATGGGCGGCGGAAGCGGGTGAAGTTCTCGGTTCAGAAGTTCGGAGAGGAACAGGCGCGTGCGTTGGCCATCAGAGCACGCGAGGAAGGTCTGAAGGCCCTCGAAGGGGATTTCGACCCGCACCGTGAACGCGTTCGCCGTGCTCGACTGCGTCAGAAGTGA
- the trpS gene encoding tryptophan--tRNA ligase: MQRLFSGIQPSGNLHLGNYLGAIKQWLALQDEYEAIFCVVDMHAITVPQDPSELRKKTIEIAKIYLAAGIDPKKSTLFIQSQISGHAQLAWVLNTITQNGDLMRMTQFKSKSGVDLDRFQEFFDTLFKDREALEEGAENYKKSLASHKSTLSKRSNSEGDKDLDIMDQVLLLSKEIYKDGAMNTFNAFKEGFQGMVKEPFNSIGVGLFDYPVLMAADILLYDAAVVPVGEDQKQHVELTRDLAQRFNSRFGETFVVPEPLIQREGARIMGFDDPTKKMSKSAASEYNSIALSDDADTIRKKIKKAVTDSGSEIVYRDDKPALKNLINIYTLLSGKKVDEVEAMYVGRGYGDFKAGLAEVIVDFLVPFQARLAAISDEAVLEILAAGREKAKALAVAKMRQVHERVGFIPY; encoded by the coding sequence ATGCAAAGACTTTTTTCGGGCATTCAGCCTTCCGGCAATCTGCATCTCGGCAATTACCTGGGGGCCATCAAACAGTGGCTCGCGTTGCAGGACGAATACGAGGCGATTTTCTGCGTGGTGGATATGCATGCCATCACCGTGCCGCAGGATCCCTCGGAACTAAGGAAGAAGACGATCGAGATCGCCAAGATCTATCTGGCCGCCGGCATCGACCCGAAGAAGTCGACCCTCTTCATCCAATCACAGATTTCGGGTCATGCGCAGCTCGCGTGGGTACTGAATACGATTACACAGAATGGTGATCTGATGCGGATGACTCAGTTTAAAAGTAAGTCTGGAGTTGATCTAGATAGGTTTCAAGAATTTTTTGATACTCTTTTCAAGGACAGAGAAGCGCTTGAAGAAGGAGCTGAAAATTATAAGAAATCGCTGGCTTCTCATAAGTCTACATTAAGCAAAAGAAGCAATTCTGAGGGAGATAAAGACTTGGATATCATGGATCAGGTCCTGCTCTTGTCTAAGGAAATTTATAAGGATGGCGCGATGAATACCTTCAATGCTTTTAAGGAAGGATTTCAGGGCATGGTTAAAGAACCGTTTAACTCTATTGGCGTCGGTCTCTTTGACTACCCCGTGCTTATGGCGGCGGATATCTTGCTCTATGACGCGGCAGTGGTACCGGTCGGAGAGGATCAAAAGCAGCATGTGGAATTGACCCGCGATCTGGCGCAGCGGTTTAATTCACGCTTTGGCGAGACCTTCGTGGTGCCCGAACCGCTCATCCAGCGCGAGGGCGCCCGTATCATGGGGTTCGATGACCCGACGAAAAAGATGTCGAAATCAGCTGCGAGCGAATACAACTCTATCGCACTCAGTGATGATGCCGATACGATCCGGAAGAAAATTAAGAAAGCCGTGACGGACTCGGGTAGCGAAATCGTCTACCGCGACGACAAGCCGGCCCTCAAAAACCTCATCAATATCTATACGTTGCTGTCGGGAAAGAAAGTCGACGAGGTTGAAGCGATGTATGTCGGCCGTGGCTACGGTGATTTCAAGGCGGGCCTGGCCGAAGTGATCGTAGATTTTCTTGTACCGTTTCAGGCTCGGCTCGCGGCGATCTCGGACGAGGCTGTGCTGGAAATACTGGCAGCGGGTCGTGAGAAAGCCAAAGCATTGGCGGTAGCGAAGATGCGTCAGGTGCACGAGCGAGTCGGTTTTATTCCGTACTAG
- a CDS encoding phosphomannomutase/phosphoglucomutase: MNPGIFKAYDIRGVYGPDIDDETAYRIGRALIVHFQATKIAVGRDVRASSPALFEAFTRGVMDQGGDVVDLGVVTTPMVHFAAGRLDVDLAVAITASHNPPEYNGIKVDLKGAIPVGEKTGLSDIRDLVLANNFPESTTRGTLTEEDIRPAYYAFFASFGKLGDRRFTLAIDTANAMGIVELPIYDAFKDNLTIYNLYNDLSQPFSAHEANPLKTETLDELCALVKEKGADMGIAYDGDADRIGFVDEHGVVIPMDLITGLVAQIVLEKNPGATILYDLRSSRAVKEAIESKGGRAIECRVGHAFIKRQMRDDGAIFAGELSGHYYFVENSYAEASTLVAIHLLNLMAETGRTLSELVGELRRYVHSGEINSEVEDKDAVLMRLREKYADGKQHDLDGLKIEYPDWWFNVRPSNTEPLLRLTMEADTEAHMIEKRDELLAIIRG; encoded by the coding sequence ATGAATCCTGGCATCTTCAAAGCGTACGATATCCGCGGTGTGTACGGGCCTGACATCGATGATGAAACCGCCTACCGTATCGGCCGCGCGCTCATCGTGCATTTCCAAGCAACGAAAATCGCCGTCGGCCGCGACGTCCGTGCTTCCTCCCCTGCCCTCTTTGAAGCCTTCACTCGGGGCGTCATGGACCAGGGTGGGGACGTCGTCGACCTCGGTGTCGTCACGACACCCATGGTGCACTTCGCGGCGGGCCGGCTCGATGTCGACCTGGCCGTCGCTATCACCGCCTCGCACAATCCCCCAGAATACAATGGCATCAAGGTTGATTTGAAAGGCGCCATCCCGGTCGGTGAGAAAACCGGTCTCTCCGACATCCGTGACCTGGTCCTTGCCAACAATTTTCCCGAAAGCACGACCCGCGGCACGCTGACCGAAGAAGACATTCGTCCTGCCTACTATGCGTTCTTTGCGTCCTTTGGCAAACTTGGCGACCGGCGCTTCACGCTCGCCATCGATACAGCCAATGCGATGGGCATCGTCGAGCTCCCCATCTATGACGCCTTCAAAGACAACCTCACCATCTACAACCTGTACAACGACCTGTCCCAGCCTTTTTCGGCCCATGAAGCCAACCCGCTCAAAACCGAAACCCTCGACGAGCTGTGCGCGCTGGTGAAGGAAAAAGGCGCCGATATGGGGATCGCCTACGACGGCGATGCCGACCGCATCGGCTTCGTGGATGAGCACGGTGTCGTCATCCCGATGGACCTGATCACGGGGCTCGTGGCGCAGATCGTCCTGGAGAAAAACCCCGGCGCGACCATCCTGTACGACCTGCGTTCATCACGCGCCGTGAAAGAAGCCATCGAGTCCAAGGGCGGCCGGGCCATCGAATGTCGTGTCGGTCATGCGTTCATCAAACGCCAGATGCGTGATGATGGTGCCATCTTTGCGGGCGAACTCTCGGGCCACTACTACTTTGTCGAAAACTCTTATGCCGAGGCCTCGACCCTCGTCGCCATCCACCTCTTGAACCTGATGGCTGAGACGGGTCGGACGCTTTCCGAGCTTGTGGGCGAGCTCCGCCGGTACGTCCACTCGGGCGAGATCAATAGTGAGGTCGAGGACAAAGACGCCGTCCTCATGCGACTCCGAGAAAAGTACGCTGATGGTAAACAGCATGACCTCGACGGACTGAAAATCGAATACCCCGACTGGTGGTTCAATGTCCGCCCGTCCAACACCGAGCCCTTACTTCGGCTCACGATGGAAGCCGACACCGAGGCACATATGATCGAAAAGCGCGATGAGCTCCTCGCAATCATCCGGGGGTAA